The Ovis aries strain OAR_USU_Benz2616 breed Rambouillet chromosome 6, ARS-UI_Ramb_v3.0, whole genome shotgun sequence genome includes a window with the following:
- the LOC114115226 gene encoding male-enhanced antigen 1-like gives MAAVVLGGDTVGPECIFPNQTEELGPHRGPMEGTGDWSSEEPEEEQEERGAGPAGYSYQPLNQDPESEEVELAPVRDGEDVVADIQDQTQALGLHLPDPPLESEDEDKQGATALNNHSSIPMDPEHVELVKRTMAGINLPVPGVPAWAHEISDAQWEDVVQKALQARQVTPAWN, from the coding sequence ATGGCAGCAGTAGTTCTAGGGGGAGACACCGTGGGTCCTGAATGTATCTTCCCCAATCAGACTGAGGAACTGGGGCCACATCGGGGTCCCATGGAAGGCACTGGGGATTGGAGCAGTGAGGAACCAGAGGAAGAACAAGAGGAAAGAGGGGCAGGACCAGCTGGCTACTCCTACCAGCCTCTGAACCAAGATCCTGAGTCAGAGGAGGTGGAACTGGCACCAGTGAGGGATGGAGAAGATGTAGTTGCTGATATTCAAGATCAGACCCAGGCCCTGGGGCTTCATTTGCCAGACCCACCACTAGAAAGTGAGGACGAAGATAAGCAGGGAGCTACAGCATTGAACAACCACAGCTCTATTCCCATGGACCCAGAACATGTAGAGCTGGTGAAAAGGACGATGGCTGGCATAAACCTGCCTGTGCCAGGGGTTCCTGCCTGGGCTCATGAGATATCAGATGCCCAGTGGGAAGATGTGGTACAGAAGGCCCTCCAAGCCCGGCAGGTCACTCCTGCCTGGAACTGA